A single genomic interval of Brevibacillus brevis harbors:
- a CDS encoding membrane protein, whose amino-acid sequence MGIELLWIHGVYVLFVIGIILVMVLRKDTSLISIVGIAILGFVATGSVTAAVGGIFGSFIYAITELLPTILVICIIVAMSHVLTDTGVNETMIRPMTHLVRNPTLAYWVIGIVMMVISWFFWPSPAVALIGAVMLPVALRAGLPAMGVAVSMNLFGHGIALSGDYIIQGAPTLTAKAAGIPVSDVISASVPLVIIMGVVTTAIAFWYLKKDMKLGVLASPKETVVPDEVFTSARVPLSDGVRRALAGLVPVLFILDVVAMFAFDLRGGDATALVGGTALLILIIATMLAHKQSGLEQVTTHLIQGFQFGFKVFGPVIPIAAFFYMGDSGFIKVFGEMLPQGSHGIVNDLGVALAQTIPINTEVAALTVSAVGVITGLDGSGFSGITLAGSLAQLFATALGAGAATLTALGQIAAIWVGGGTIIPWALIPAAAICGVDPFELARRNLYPVAIGLLVTTIVAMFLL is encoded by the coding sequence ATGGGGATCGAGCTTTTGTGGATACATGGTGTGTATGTCTTGTTCGTGATTGGCATTATTCTCGTGATGGTTTTACGAAAAGATACGAGTCTGATTAGTATCGTGGGCATAGCAATCCTCGGTTTCGTCGCGACAGGGTCTGTGACGGCAGCCGTCGGCGGAATATTTGGCAGCTTCATCTACGCGATTACCGAGCTATTGCCGACGATTTTAGTTATCTGCATCATCGTTGCCATGAGTCACGTTTTGACGGATACGGGCGTAAACGAAACGATGATTCGGCCGATGACTCATTTAGTTCGAAATCCTACATTGGCGTATTGGGTGATCGGGATCGTCATGATGGTCATTTCCTGGTTTTTCTGGCCTTCTCCAGCTGTCGCACTAATCGGTGCTGTTATGTTGCCCGTGGCATTGCGCGCTGGCCTGCCGGCGATGGGTGTCGCCGTTTCGATGAACTTGTTTGGACACGGGATTGCGCTGTCCGGCGATTACATTATTCAGGGGGCTCCCACTTTAACGGCCAAAGCCGCAGGAATCCCTGTCTCGGACGTGATTTCAGCCAGCGTCCCTCTCGTTATCATTATGGGCGTCGTGACAACTGCCATCGCATTCTGGTATTTGAAAAAAGACATGAAGCTCGGCGTGCTCGCGTCTCCCAAAGAGACAGTCGTACCCGATGAAGTTTTTACTTCCGCACGAGTCCCTTTATCAGATGGCGTGCGTCGTGCGTTGGCTGGACTTGTACCGGTTTTATTTATCCTCGATGTCGTGGCCATGTTTGCTTTTGATTTACGCGGAGGAGATGCAACGGCGCTTGTGGGCGGAACCGCCCTGCTCATTCTCATTATCGCAACGATGCTTGCGCACAAGCAAAGTGGTCTCGAGCAGGTAACCACACATCTGATTCAAGGCTTTCAGTTCGGCTTTAAAGTATTTGGTCCGGTCATCCCGATTGCTGCTTTCTTTTATATGGGCGACAGCGGGTTTATCAAAGTGTTTGGGGAGATGCTGCCGCAGGGTTCACACGGAATCGTGAACGACCTCGGAGTGGCGCTTGCACAGACGATTCCCATTAACACGGAAGTAGCTGCTCTTACTGTATCCGCAGTAGGGGTTATTACAGGGCTCGATGGCTCAGGGTTCTCTGGTATTACGCTGGCTGGCTCTTTGGCTCAACTATTCGCAACTGCTTTAGGTGCCGGTGCCGCTACGTTAACAGCGCTCGGACAGATTGCCGCCATCTGGGTCGGCGGTGGTACGATCATTCCTTGGGCATTGATTCCTGCTGCGGCGATTTGCGGAGTAGACCCTTTTGAGCTGGCGAGACGAAATCTGTATCCCGTGGCGATCGGACTTTTGGTGACCACAATCGTGGCGATGTTTCTTCTGTAA
- a CDS encoding AAA family ATPase — protein MNSTTPIQRKMDQAIELLERRFLERSELIRLLMLGIMSGENALLIGPPGTAKSQLARSVSQLFGSEHWFEYLLTRFTTPDEIFGPVSLQQLKLDQYVRKTTGYLPNAQFAFLDEIFKANSAILNALLSILNERIYFNGREKEEVPLQFLIAASNELPDDDDQLSALYDRFLFRYEVHYLKHASSYERMFSLPTTPLPVVFSLYDVKDIQAAAKQVVIPETMIYFLYRLKQDLEVKEYVLSDRRWSKIAHVWRTSAALHGREQVTIWDTVFTPHMLWNVPEDLSVMQEAFEQQFTEMLKNDMENELPLQRFGQIADKWKEKESELHAFQFKKEVGAKLGKEAMERNVRLLEESREEVEETARDLRNRLIQWEKREHDLHAYVLEKNRLIPHVEKYAVKYSYLRIEGERILQQLQRTYRTIFDKEIPGADYDFTL, from the coding sequence ATGAATTCGACTACACCCATCCAACGTAAAATGGACCAGGCAATTGAGCTTTTGGAGCGCCGTTTCCTGGAAAGAAGTGAACTGATTCGCCTTTTAATGCTCGGCATTATGAGCGGGGAAAATGCTTTGTTAATCGGTCCGCCGGGAACAGCCAAGTCTCAGCTAGCACGATCTGTTTCTCAGCTATTCGGATCGGAACATTGGTTCGAGTATTTGCTTACCCGTTTTACGACCCCCGATGAGATATTCGGTCCGGTCTCCCTTCAACAATTGAAACTGGATCAATACGTACGAAAAACAACAGGCTATTTACCCAACGCTCAGTTTGCGTTTTTGGATGAAATTTTCAAAGCGAATAGCGCGATTCTGAATGCGTTGCTTTCTATATTGAACGAACGAATCTATTTCAATGGCAGAGAAAAAGAGGAGGTTCCGTTGCAATTTTTAATCGCTGCATCGAATGAACTTCCTGATGACGATGATCAATTGTCAGCTCTTTATGACCGCTTCCTGTTTCGCTATGAAGTTCACTATTTGAAACATGCTTCCAGTTACGAGCGCATGTTTTCATTGCCTACGACGCCTCTTCCTGTTGTGTTCTCTCTGTATGACGTGAAGGATATTCAAGCGGCAGCGAAGCAAGTGGTTATTCCAGAAACCATGATTTATTTCTTGTACCGTCTAAAACAAGACCTGGAAGTAAAAGAGTATGTGCTCTCCGACCGTCGCTGGAGCAAAATCGCGCATGTATGGCGAACTTCTGCTGCCTTGCATGGACGTGAGCAGGTGACAATCTGGGACACGGTTTTCACTCCGCATATGCTGTGGAATGTTCCTGAGGACTTGTCGGTCATGCAGGAAGCGTTTGAACAACAATTTACGGAAATGCTGAAGAATGATATGGAGAATGAATTGCCACTCCAGCGCTTCGGACAAATTGCGGATAAATGGAAGGAAAAAGAATCGGAGCTGCATGCCTTCCAGTTTAAAAAGGAAGTGGGCGCAAAGCTGGGCAAGGAAGCGATGGAGCGCAATGTCCGGTTGTTGGAAGAGAGTCGCGAAGAGGTAGAAGAGACGGCGCGAGACTTGCGTAATCGTCTCATTCAGTGGGAGAAGCGCGAGCACGATCTGCATGCCTACGTCCTGGAAAAAAACCGCTTGATTCCCCATGTAGAAAAATACGCGGTCAAATATTCGTACCTGCGAATTGAAGGCGAACGGATTTTGCAGCAACTACAGCGCACGTATCGGACGATTTTTGACAAGGAAATCCCCGGGGCGGACTACGATTTTACGTTGTAG